The Saccopteryx leptura isolate mSacLep1 chromosome 2, mSacLep1_pri_phased_curated, whole genome shotgun sequence genome has a window encoding:
- the NEK2 gene encoding serine/threonine-protein kinase Nek2, with amino-acid sequence MPTRAEDYEVLHTIGTGSFGRCQKIRRKTDGKILVWKELDYGSMTEAEKQMLVSEVNLLRELKHPNIVRYYDRIIDRTNTTLYIVMEYCEGGDLASVITKGTKERQYLDEEFVLRVMTQLTLALKECHRRSDGGHTVLHRDLKPANVFLDGNHNVKLGDFGLARILNHDTSFAKTFVGTPYYMSPEQMSRMSYNEKSDIWSLGCLLYELCALMPPFTAFNQKELAGKIREGKFRRIPYRYSDELNDIITRMLNLKDYHRPSVEEILENPLIADLVAEERRRNPERRGRRLGEPEKLQDSSPVLSELKLKEAQLQERERALKAREERLEQKERELCIRERLAEDKLAKAEGLLRNYSLLKDPRSLSLASGPELFNLPSSIIKKKVHFSRESKENVMRDENSESQLTSKAKCKDLKKRLHAAQLRAQALSDIEKNYQLKSRQILGMR; translated from the exons ATGCCGACCCGGGCGGAGGACTACGAGGTCCTGCACACCATTGGCACAGGCTCCTTCGGTCGCTGCCAGAAGATCCGGAGGAAGACTGACGGCAAG atattagtTTGGAAAGAGCTTGACTATGGCTCCATGACAGAAGCTGAGAAACAAATGCTTGTTTCTGAAGTGAATTTGCTTCGTGAACTGAAACATCCAAACATTGTCCGTTACTATGATCGGATTATTGACCGAACCAACACAACACTATACATTGTAATGGAATATTGCGAAGGAGGGGACCTGGCTAGTGTAATTACAAAGGGAACCAAGGAAAG ACAATACTTAGATGAAGAGTTTGTTCTTCGAGTGATGACTCAGTTGACTCTGGCCCTAAAGGAATGTCACAGACGAAGTGATGGTGGTCATACTGTACTACATCGGGATCTGAAACCAGCCAATGTTTTCCTGGACGGCAATCACAACGTTAAGCTTGGAGACTTTGGGCTGGCTAGAATATTAAATCATGATACAAGTTTTGCAAAAACGTTTGTTGGCACACCTTATTACATGTCTCCT gAACAGATGAGTCGCATGTCCTACAATGAGAAATCAGATATCTGGTCACTAGGTTGTTTGCTGTATGAATTGTGTGCATTAAT gCCTCCATTCACAGCTTTCAACCAGAAGGAACTGGCTGGGAAGATCCGAGAAGGCAAATTCAGGCGAATTCCATATCGTTACTCTGATGAACTGAATGACATTATTACAAGGATGTTAAATTTAAAG GATTACCATCGACCTTCTGTTGAAGAAATTCTGGAGAACCCTTTGATAGCAGACTTGGTTGCAGAAGAGCGAAGAAGAAATCCTGAGAGAAGGGGACGGCGATTAGGAGAACCGGAAAAGCTGCAGGATTCCAGCCCCGTATTAAGTGAGCTGAAACTGAAGGAAGCACAGTTACAGGAGCGAGAGCGAGCCCTTAAGGCAAGGGAGGAAAGACTGGAGC AGAAGGAACGTGAGCTTTGCATTCGGGAGAGGCTGGCGGAGGACAAACTGGCGAAAGCAGAAGGCTTGCTGAGGAATTACAGCCTGCTGAAGGATCCGCGGTCCCTGTCCCTGGCCAGTGGCCCAG AACTTTTCAACCTTCCATCCTCGATAATTAAGAAGAAAGTTCATTTCAGCAGAGAGAGTAAGGAGAATGTCATGAGGGATGAGAATTCTGAGAGTCAGCTCACCTCCAAAGCCAAGTGCAAGGACCTGAAGAAAAGGCTTCATGCTGCCCAGCTGCGTGCTCAAGCCCTGTCAGACATCGAAAAAAACTACCAGCTGAAAAGCAGACAGATTCTGGGCATGCGCTAG